A genomic segment from Orrella daihaiensis encodes:
- a CDS encoding ABC transporter permease produces the protein MKEISSMVASIPGRSGFYTLLYKELLRFWRVAFQTIAAPVMTALLYLIVFVQVLQDRVKVYDAIPYTEFLIPGLMMMSMLQNAFANPSSSLIQSRVTGNLVFVLLTPISTREFFTAYVLAAVVRGLAVGLTVWLVSMLFIPIPVTSVIWVLVFGVLGSAMLGILGLIAGLWSEKFDQMAAFQNFLIMPLTFLSGVFYSVHSLPPFWQAVSHWNPIFYTIDGFRYGFFGVSDSSPWLSLAVVAGFFMVLTIIAIRLLDSGYKLRT, from the coding sequence ATGAAAGAGATCAGTTCGATGGTGGCTTCAATTCCAGGCCGATCCGGGTTCTATACCCTCCTGTACAAAGAGCTGTTGCGGTTTTGGCGGGTGGCGTTTCAGACGATCGCTGCGCCCGTGATGACCGCCTTGCTTTATTTGATTGTGTTTGTTCAAGTGCTTCAAGACCGTGTCAAAGTCTATGATGCGATTCCTTATACCGAGTTTCTGATCCCAGGCTTGATGATGATGAGCATGCTGCAAAATGCTTTTGCCAATCCATCCTCTTCGTTGATTCAAAGCCGGGTGACGGGCAATCTGGTGTTTGTGCTGCTCACACCGATTTCCACGCGCGAGTTTTTTACGGCTTATGTGTTGGCCGCGGTCGTTCGTGGCCTGGCTGTCGGGCTAACGGTTTGGCTGGTATCCATGCTGTTTATTCCCATCCCGGTGACCTCGGTTATTTGGGTGTTGGTTTTTGGGGTGTTGGGCAGTGCCATGCTGGGCATCTTGGGATTGATTGCCGGCCTTTGGTCAGAGAAGTTTGATCAAATGGCGGCGTTCCAGAACTTTTTGATCATGCCATTGACGTTTTTGTCAGGGGTTTTTTATTCGGTGCATAGCCTGCCACCGTTTTGGCAGGCTGTGTCGCATTGGAATCCGATTTTTTATACCATTGACGGCTTCCGATACGGATTTTTTGGTGTGTCGGATAGTTCGCCCTGGCTAAGCCTTGCAGTAGTCGCCGGGTTTTTTATGGTCTTGACCATCATCGCAATCAGGCTGCTCGATAGCGGCTATAAACTCAGAACTTAG
- a CDS encoding BolA family protein has translation MLPTPEDIKKYISAGLACEHLEVTGDGAHFEAVIVSPAFEGKRLIARHQLVYAALGDRMRDEIHALSMKTLTPDEFKAQA, from the coding sequence ATGTTGCCAACACCAGAGGACATCAAGAAATACATTAGCGCAGGCTTGGCTTGTGAGCATCTCGAAGTCACCGGCGATGGTGCACATTTTGAGGCGGTGATTGTTAGCCCAGCGTTTGAAGGCAAGCGTCTGATTGCACGTCATCAACTCGTTTATGCCGCGCTTGGTGATCGTATGCGCGATGAGATTCATGCCCTGTCCATGAAAACGCTCACACCTGATGAGTTCAAGGCACAAGCCTGA
- the murA gene encoding UDP-N-acetylglucosamine 1-carboxyvinyltransferase, whose protein sequence is MDRLLITGGKPLVGEVEISGAKNAALPILCAALLTADTVALANVPRLKDVDTMLSLLAQLGVKVKHDGQAGVELTASSLDSLQAPYELVKTMRASILVLGPLVARFGQARVSLPGGCAIGQRPVDQHIRGLQALGAEITIEHGYVVAKAKRLKGAVIRTDMVTVTGTENLLMAAVLAEGTTVLENAAREPEVVDLAELLIKMGADISGHGTDRIVIRGVERLHGAQHEVMPDRIEAGSFLCAVAATGGQIRLGGVAPSTMGATLSKLAQAGLQLEVSDDSIQATMQGRPKSVDIRTHEYPGFATDMQAQFMALNTVAQGTSIVVETIFENRFMHVQELIRLGADIEIDGHTAVVRGVPSLSGATVMATDLRASASLVIAGLKAEGQTVIERIYHLDRGYTNMEIKLRQLGAQIERISSRGQA, encoded by the coding sequence ATGGACCGATTGCTGATCACTGGGGGTAAGCCGCTGGTTGGCGAGGTAGAGATTTCGGGCGCTAAAAATGCTGCGTTGCCGATTCTTTGCGCCGCGCTGCTCACCGCTGATACCGTGGCACTGGCGAATGTGCCTAGGCTTAAAGACGTGGACACCATGCTGAGCCTGCTTGCCCAGCTTGGTGTCAAGGTCAAGCACGATGGGCAAGCGGGTGTGGAGCTAACCGCCAGTTCGCTCGATTCGCTTCAAGCGCCGTATGAACTGGTTAAAACCATGCGCGCATCCATCCTCGTGTTAGGGCCGCTGGTTGCGCGCTTTGGACAGGCCAGGGTTAGCTTGCCAGGCGGTTGTGCGATCGGACAGCGGCCGGTCGATCAGCACATTCGAGGTCTTCAGGCGCTTGGAGCCGAGATCACGATTGAGCACGGCTATGTCGTTGCTAAAGCCAAACGGCTAAAAGGCGCTGTGATTCGTACTGACATGGTGACCGTCACCGGTACAGAAAACTTGCTCATGGCCGCAGTACTGGCTGAGGGCACGACGGTGCTGGAGAATGCTGCACGTGAGCCTGAGGTAGTGGATTTGGCCGAGTTGCTCATAAAAATGGGTGCCGATATTTCCGGGCACGGCACTGATCGAATCGTGATTCGTGGTGTCGAGCGTTTACACGGTGCGCAGCATGAGGTGATGCCTGATCGCATCGAGGCGGGTAGTTTTCTCTGTGCGGTTGCGGCAACGGGGGGGCAAATCCGGCTTGGCGGTGTTGCACCGTCTACAATGGGCGCAACGCTCAGTAAACTTGCTCAGGCAGGGCTGCAGCTAGAAGTCAGTGATGATTCGATTCAGGCCACTATGCAAGGCAGGCCCAAGTCAGTGGACATACGCACGCACGAATACCCCGGGTTTGCGACTGACATGCAGGCGCAGTTCATGGCGCTAAATACAGTGGCGCAGGGAACATCGATTGTGGTGGAGACCATATTTGAAAATCGCTTCATGCATGTGCAGGAACTGATACGGTTGGGTGCGGACATTGAAATCGATGGTCATACGGCAGTGGTCAGGGGTGTACCGTCACTGTCAGGCGCAACGGTGATGGCCACTGACTTGAGAGCCTCAGCTAGCTTGGTGATTGCTGGCCTGAAAGCTGAGGGCCAGACTGTCATTGAGCGTATCTATCATCTCGATCGTGGTTATACCAACATGGAAATTAAATTAAGGCAGCTTGGCGCTCAAATCGAGCGGATTTCTTCGCGAGGTCAAGCGTGA
- the hisG gene encoding ATP phosphoribosyltransferase gives MTAAVDRPVTLALSKGRIFEETLPLLTAAGIEVSEDPEKSRKLIIGTNRPDVRLIIVRASDVPTYVEYGAADLGIAGKDVLIEHAATHPGGLYQPIDLQIARCKLCVAVPRGFDYEAAVRQGARLRVATKYVCAAREHFARKGVYVDLIKLYGSMELAPLIGLADAIVDLVSTGNTLKANNLVAVEDIMPISSRLIVNRAALKTRQGQLQPIMDAFEQAS, from the coding sequence GTGACTGCGGCGGTTGATCGTCCGGTGACGCTGGCATTGTCCAAGGGCCGGATCTTTGAGGAGACGCTGCCGCTGCTGACGGCCGCTGGCATTGAGGTATCCGAGGATCCAGAAAAGTCGCGCAAACTGATTATTGGCACTAACCGGCCCGATGTGCGCCTGATTATTGTGCGTGCATCAGACGTCCCGACCTATGTCGAATATGGTGCAGCAGATCTAGGCATTGCAGGCAAGGATGTCTTGATCGAACATGCAGCAACTCATCCGGGTGGCCTGTATCAGCCTATTGACTTGCAAATAGCCCGTTGCAAGCTTTGCGTGGCCGTGCCGCGCGGGTTTGATTACGAAGCGGCTGTGCGTCAGGGTGCGCGGCTACGCGTTGCCACTAAGTACGTCTGTGCAGCTAGGGAACATTTTGCGCGCAAAGGGGTCTATGTAGATCTGATCAAGCTGTATGGCTCGATGGAGCTTGCACCACTGATTGGGCTGGCTGATGCGATTGTTGATCTGGTTTCCACTGGCAATACACTGAAAGCCAACAACCTCGTGGCAGTCGAAGACATCATGCCGATTTCTTCGCGGCTCATTGTCAACCGAGCAGCGTTAAAGACACGACAGGGACAATTACAGCCCATTATGGATGCTTTTGAGCAGGCAAGCTGA
- the hisD gene encoding histidinol dehydrogenase → MAAVTRLTARNPEFASQLTKLLHVDAAEDDAIESAVAKILQAIRLEGDQALLRYTQQFDRVSAKSVAELEVPRQAWLSALEGLPAEQRQALEAAADRIRAYHERQKQDSWTFTEANGTVLGQQITPLDRVGLYVPGGKAAYPSSVLMNVIPAKVAGVKEVIMVTPTPDGQRNPLVLAAAAIGGVDRVFAVGGAQAVGALAYGTDTIAAVDKIVGPGNAYVASAKRRVFGKVGIDMIAGPSEILVICDGKTPADWIAMDLFSQAEHDELAQAILLCPDAGFLDQVQDAIDRLLPTMPRSDIIATSLKNRGALIQVDSLDEACDISNRIAPEHLEVSVQDPKSLLPKLKHAGAIFMGRHSSESLGDYCAGPNHVLPTSGTARFSSPLGVYDFQKRSSIIDVSAQGAVELGQIARVLATGEGLPAHAQSAAYRIV, encoded by the coding sequence ATGGCCGCCGTTACCCGACTGACCGCTAGAAATCCTGAGTTTGCCAGCCAGTTGACGAAGTTACTGCATGTGGATGCGGCTGAAGACGACGCGATCGAGTCAGCAGTCGCCAAGATATTGCAAGCGATTCGTCTAGAGGGTGATCAGGCGCTGTTGAGATACACGCAACAATTTGATCGTGTTTCTGCAAAATCAGTGGCTGAACTCGAAGTACCACGTCAGGCCTGGTTGTCGGCGCTTGAGGGCTTGCCAGCGGAGCAGCGCCAGGCGCTAGAGGCGGCAGCCGATCGCATTCGTGCCTACCACGAACGACAAAAACAAGACAGTTGGACTTTCACAGAGGCCAATGGCACAGTGCTTGGTCAGCAAATCACACCGCTTGACCGGGTGGGCCTCTACGTTCCAGGTGGCAAGGCAGCGTATCCATCATCGGTGTTGATGAACGTCATTCCTGCCAAAGTGGCTGGCGTCAAAGAAGTCATTATGGTGACGCCCACGCCAGATGGTCAGCGTAACCCCTTGGTGTTGGCTGCGGCAGCGATTGGTGGTGTGGATCGCGTCTTTGCTGTAGGTGGTGCCCAAGCGGTCGGTGCTTTGGCATATGGCACTGACACCATCGCTGCCGTGGACAAGATTGTCGGCCCTGGCAACGCCTACGTGGCTAGTGCTAAGCGTCGCGTATTTGGCAAGGTTGGGATTGACATGATTGCCGGTCCCAGTGAAATCCTGGTGATCTGTGATGGCAAGACACCGGCTGACTGGATCGCGATGGATCTGTTCTCCCAAGCCGAGCACGACGAGCTCGCGCAGGCGATTTTGTTGTGCCCGGATGCCGGTTTTTTGGATCAGGTACAAGATGCCATTGACCGTTTGCTGCCAACCATGCCCCGTAGCGACATCATCGCGACAAGCCTGAAAAACCGCGGTGCATTGATTCAGGTCGATTCGCTGGATGAAGCTTGCGACATCAGCAATCGTATTGCGCCAGAGCACCTTGAGGTGTCGGTTCAGGATCCAAAGTCACTATTGCCCAAGTTAAAGCATGCGGGTGCTATTTTTATGGGTCGCCACAGCTCTGAGTCTCTGGGAGACTATTGCGCCGGTCCCAATCACGTGCTGCCCACGTCAGGTACGGCGCGGTTTTCTTCGCCACTCGGTGTTTATGACTTTCAGAAGCGCTCAAGCATTATTGACGTATCTGCGCAAGGCGCCGTTGAGCTTGGACAGATTGCCCGAGTGTTGGCCACTGGTGAAGGACTGCCAGCGCACGCACAAAGTGCTGCGTATCGGATTGTCTGA
- the hisB gene encoding imidazoleglycerol-phosphate dehydratase HisB, with product MRTAEIIRNTKETQIRVALNLDGTGKQSIDTGVPFLDHMLDQIARHGLIDLDIKATGDLYIDDHHTVEDVGITIGQALAKALGDKAGIRRYGHSYVPLDEALSRVVIDLSGRPGLIFEVPYTRARVGNFDVDLSREFFQGLVNHAWMTLHIDNLRGINAHHQCETVFKAFGRALRMAVEPDPRQAGAIPSTKGVL from the coding sequence ATGCGAACCGCCGAAATCATCCGTAATACCAAAGAGACCCAAATCAGGGTCGCGTTAAATCTCGATGGCACTGGCAAACAGTCCATTGACACGGGCGTGCCGTTTTTGGATCACATGCTCGACCAGATTGCTCGTCACGGGTTGATTGATCTTGACATCAAAGCCACTGGTGATTTGTATATCGATGATCACCACACCGTCGAGGATGTTGGCATCACCATCGGACAAGCCTTGGCCAAAGCCCTAGGCGACAAGGCGGGGATCCGCCGTTATGGTCACAGTTATGTGCCGCTTGATGAGGCCTTATCGCGAGTGGTGATTGATCTGTCTGGCCGCCCTGGGCTGATTTTTGAGGTGCCGTACACGCGTGCTCGAGTCGGTAACTTTGACGTGGACCTCTCTCGGGAGTTTTTTCAGGGGCTGGTTAACCACGCGTGGATGACATTGCACATCGACAACTTGCGCGGCATTAACGCACACCATCAATGTGAGACGGTGTTCAAAGCGTTTGGTCGTGCATTGCGTATGGCCGTTGAACCTGATCCGCGCCAGGCTGGTGCAATTCCTTCGACCAAAGGCGTGCTGTAA
- the hisH gene encoding imidazole glycerol phosphate synthase subunit HisH, with translation MKRIAIVEYGMGNYHSVERALRHAAPDADIVLTGTPEHILAAERVVLPGQGAMGDCMRTLREAGLQEVILEVARNKPLLGVCVGEQMLFERSEEGLTDCLALLPGEVKRFSGPMFDESAGPARLKIPHMGWNPVRQVQPHPLWDGIADGTPFYFVHSYHVVAADSTLVYGQADYGYAFTCAVARDNIFAVQFHPEKSADDGLRLYRNFVDWNP, from the coding sequence ATGAAACGCATCGCAATTGTCGAATACGGCATGGGTAACTATCACTCTGTTGAGCGCGCCTTGCGTCACGCCGCTCCCGACGCCGATATCGTCTTGACTGGCACACCGGAGCATATCCTCGCTGCTGAGCGTGTGGTGTTGCCTGGCCAGGGTGCCATGGGCGATTGCATGAGGACGCTGCGCGAAGCGGGGCTGCAAGAGGTCATACTCGAAGTGGCTCGTAACAAGCCATTGCTTGGCGTTTGTGTTGGCGAGCAGATGCTGTTTGAGCGCAGCGAGGAAGGTCTCACCGACTGTCTGGCGTTACTGCCTGGGGAGGTTAAACGCTTTAGTGGCCCGATGTTTGACGAGTCAGCCGGCCCCGCTCGACTAAAAATCCCGCACATGGGCTGGAATCCAGTCAGGCAAGTGCAGCCGCACCCGCTTTGGGATGGTATTGCCGACGGGACACCTTTTTATTTTGTGCACAGCTATCATGTGGTGGCGGCAGATTCCACCTTGGTCTACGGTCAGGCCGATTATGGCTATGCATTCACGTGCGCCGTGGCGCGAGACAATATTTTTGCGGTGCAATTTCACCCTGAGAAGAGTGCGGATGATGGTTTACGCCTTTACCGCAATTTTGTAGATTGGAACCCTTAA
- the hisA gene encoding 1-(5-phosphoribosyl)-5-[(5-phosphoribosylamino)methylideneamino]imidazole-4-carboxamide isomerase yields MLLIPAIDLKDGQCVRLRQGDMDDATVFSEDPVEVAERWADLGARRLHLVDLNGAVDGKPRNEGVIRDILEAMGDEVPVQIGGGIRDLDTIERYLDAGISYVIIGTAAVKNPGFLQDACGAFPGNIIVGLDAKDGRVATDGWSKLTKHSVTDLAKKFEDYGCEAIIYTDIGRDGMLSGVNIEATVKLAQHVRIPVIASGGITDITDIEKLCAVEADGVEGAILGRSIYEGTLDFEQAVRRADELCP; encoded by the coding sequence ATGCTACTGATACCTGCAATCGATTTGAAAGACGGTCAATGTGTGCGTTTGCGTCAAGGCGACATGGATGATGCCACGGTCTTCTCGGAAGACCCGGTGGAGGTGGCCGAGCGCTGGGCTGATCTCGGTGCGAGACGGTTGCATCTGGTGGATTTGAATGGTGCGGTCGATGGCAAGCCACGCAATGAGGGTGTGATACGCGATATCCTGGAAGCCATGGGTGATGAGGTACCGGTGCAAATCGGTGGTGGCATCCGCGATTTGGATACGATTGAGCGCTATCTCGATGCAGGTATATCCTATGTCATCATCGGCACAGCGGCGGTCAAAAATCCGGGATTTTTGCAGGATGCTTGCGGCGCTTTCCCCGGCAACATCATTGTTGGCCTCGATGCCAAAGATGGCAGGGTTGCCACTGATGGATGGAGCAAGCTGACAAAGCATAGCGTGACGGATCTCGCCAAAAAGTTCGAAGACTATGGTTGTGAAGCCATTATCTACACGGACATTGGTCGTGATGGCATGCTCTCCGGCGTCAATATTGAAGCCACGGTCAAGCTTGCTCAGCACGTGCGCATTCCGGTGATTGCTTCTGGTGGCATCACAGACATCACGGACATTGAGAAACTCTGCGCCGTCGAGGCTGATGGTGTGGAGGGGGCGATTCTGGGTCGCAGCATTTATGAGGGCACACTGGATTTTGAGCAGGCAGTCAGACGTGCCGACGAGCTGTGTCCATGA
- the hisF gene encoding imidazole glycerol phosphate synthase subunit HisF, whose translation MTEAIEPVLGCDGLMRRIIPCLDVTAGRVVKGVNFVDLMDAGDPVEIARRYNAEGADELTFLDITATSDDRDLILPIIDAVASEVFIPLTVGGGVRQVSDVQRLLNAGADKVSINSAAVADPDLIKRAADYHGSQCIVIAIDARRVPGTPDSDPRWEVFTHGGRRGTGMDALEWAQRMQAAGAGEVLLTSMDRDGTREGFDLLLTRAVSDAVSIPVIASGGVGNLQHLADGVTIGGANAVLAASIFHFGQYTIDQAKAYMAERGIPVRIKHD comes from the coding sequence ATGACCGAGGCGATCGAGCCCGTACTCGGCTGTGACGGCCTGATGCGCCGTATCATCCCGTGTCTGGATGTCACAGCCGGTCGAGTGGTCAAAGGCGTTAACTTCGTAGATCTGATGGATGCTGGCGATCCAGTTGAAATCGCCCGTCGGTACAACGCCGAAGGCGCCGATGAACTGACCTTTCTTGACATTACTGCCACCAGTGATGATCGGGATTTGATTTTGCCGATCATCGATGCGGTGGCGTCCGAAGTGTTCATCCCGTTAACCGTGGGTGGTGGTGTCAGACAAGTCAGTGATGTGCAGCGCTTACTAAATGCAGGCGCTGACAAAGTCTCCATCAACAGCGCTGCAGTGGCCGACCCGGACCTTATCAAGCGCGCCGCTGACTATCACGGCTCGCAATGTATTGTGATTGCCATTGATGCCAGGCGCGTGCCCGGCACGCCTGATTCCGATCCCCGCTGGGAGGTTTTTACCCATGGGGGCCGCCGCGGCACCGGTATGGATGCGCTCGAGTGGGCGCAACGTATGCAGGCCGCTGGCGCTGGTGAGGTGTTGTTAACCAGCATGGATCGAGATGGCACGCGTGAGGGATTTGACTTGTTGCTAACGCGTGCGGTTTCTGATGCTGTCAGTATCCCGGTGATTGCCTCTGGTGGCGTGGGCAATCTGCAGCACTTGGCCGATGGTGTCACCATCGGTGGAGCCAATGCCGTACTGGCGGCAAGTATTTTTCATTTTGGGCAGTACACCATAGACCAAGCCAAGGCATATATGGCCGAGCGCGGCATCCCGGTGAGAATTAAGCATGACTGA
- the hisI gene encoding phosphoribosyl-AMP cyclohydrolase, protein MQTLPDWMAAVKFDQQGLVPVIAQDELTGRILMVAWANREALLETARSGHAVYFSRSRQRLWRKGESSGHTQIVKEIRLDCDGDVVLLIVSQIGDIACHTGRQSCFYRQLKQIDGTMQWQSVDPVLKDPDDIYK, encoded by the coding sequence CTGCAAACGTTGCCCGACTGGATGGCAGCGGTGAAATTCGATCAGCAGGGTCTGGTGCCTGTGATTGCTCAAGATGAGCTCACCGGACGGATTTTAATGGTGGCTTGGGCGAATCGCGAGGCGTTGCTCGAGACTGCCCGATCTGGGCATGCGGTGTATTTTTCCCGATCACGTCAGCGCCTTTGGCGCAAGGGCGAGTCCTCAGGTCATACCCAGATCGTCAAGGAGATTCGCCTAGACTGCGATGGCGATGTTGTTTTGTTGATCGTCAGCCAGATTGGCGATATTGCGTGCCATACGGGGCGTCAAAGCTGCTTTTATCGGCAGTTGAAGCAAATTGATGGCACAATGCAGTGGCAGTCAGTCGACCCGGTCCTCAAGGACCCTGATGATATTTACAAGTGA
- a CDS encoding phosphoribosyl-ATP diphosphatase — MILSRLARVLQSRHPAQGADPEGSYVAKLLLKGQDAILKKVGEESTELVMASKDGQPQRVVSEMADLWFHCLVLLTHHGLEPGDVLKELERREGVSGLAEKASRAADQG; from the coding sequence ATGATTTTGAGTCGTTTGGCGCGTGTGCTTCAAAGCCGCCACCCAGCCCAGGGCGCAGATCCTGAGGGCTCTTACGTCGCGAAGTTGCTTCTGAAGGGTCAGGATGCGATTCTGAAGAAAGTGGGTGAAGAGTCCACTGAGCTTGTCATGGCTAGCAAAGATGGTCAGCCTCAGCGTGTGGTATCCGAGATGGCGGATCTTTGGTTCCATTGTCTGGTGCTATTGACGCATCACGGGCTTGAGCCTGGCGACGTGCTCAAGGAGCTCGAACGCCGAGAAGGCGTCTCGGGCCTGGCTGAAAAAGCCAGCCGCGCAGCTGACCAGGGTTAG
- a CDS encoding histidine triad nucleotide-binding protein yields MSENCLFCRIIKKEIPADVVYEDDEFIVFKDINPAAPIHLLLVPKHHVVSLQDIIPSDSEWLGRMMSLVPKIALENGCAPGPSGGFRLVANSGAHGGQEVGHLHFHIMGGPRPWSGRAAPNA; encoded by the coding sequence ATGAGTGAGAACTGCCTTTTTTGCAGAATTATCAAAAAAGAGATACCGGCTGACGTGGTCTATGAAGATGACGAGTTTATCGTTTTCAAAGACATTAACCCGGCTGCGCCGATACATCTTTTGCTTGTGCCGAAACACCACGTAGTTTCCCTACAGGACATTATCCCCTCTGATAGCGAATGGTTAGGTAGAATGATGTCATTGGTACCGAAAATAGCCCTGGAAAATGGTTGCGCTCCGGGTCCAAGCGGAGGGTTCCGTCTAGTGGCTAATTCGGGTGCACACGGTGGCCAGGAAGTCGGTCATCTTCATTTTCATATTATGGGTGGTCCAAGGCCCTGGTCGGGTCGGGCAGCACCTAACGCCTAA
- the tatA gene encoding Sec-independent protein translocase subunit TatA, whose protein sequence is MGTFSIWHWLIVLLVVALIFGTKKLRNIGSDLGGAVKGFKEGMKEANDKADEDATAAQTQRVASGETIDVQAKEKSGSQSS, encoded by the coding sequence ATGGGCACCTTTAGCATTTGGCACTGGTTGATTGTTTTGTTGGTGGTGGCCTTGATTTTTGGCACCAAGAAGTTGCGCAACATCGGTTCAGATTTGGGCGGTGCGGTCAAGGGTTTTAAAGAGGGCATGAAAGAGGCCAACGATAAGGCCGATGAAGATGCAACTGCTGCGCAGACCCAGCGCGTCGCCTCGGGCGAGACCATTGACGTGCAAGCCAAGGAAAAGTCTGGCTCCCAGTCTTCTTGA
- the tatB gene encoding Sec-independent protein translocase protein TatB, whose amino-acid sequence MFDISFTELMLIGVVALVVIGPERLPKVAKTVGHLLGRAQRYVSDVKGDIQREVELDELRKMKEEMETAARSMQTSMQQTESSLRKELQSPVDDIKSEVDEFKSDFEPQMSSIDKQVSNQAQLSEAPPAAQTSPAPVAEPSVKSDAPEAKP is encoded by the coding sequence GTGTTTGATATCAGCTTTACTGAGTTGATGCTCATTGGAGTGGTTGCGTTGGTCGTTATTGGCCCGGAGCGACTGCCCAAGGTCGCAAAAACAGTCGGCCACCTTCTTGGGCGGGCACAACGTTACGTCAGTGATGTCAAGGGTGACATCCAGCGCGAGGTCGAACTCGATGAACTGCGCAAGATGAAAGAAGAGATGGAGACGGCGGCTAGATCGATGCAGACGTCGATGCAGCAAACCGAGTCGAGCCTGCGCAAAGAATTGCAAAGCCCGGTTGACGATATCAAAAGCGAAGTTGATGAGTTCAAGAGTGATTTTGAGCCGCAGATGAGCTCGATTGACAAGCAAGTCAGCAATCAAGCACAGCTATCAGAGGCACCGCCCGCCGCCCAGACGAGCCCTGCGCCGGTTGCCGAGCCATCGGTGAAGTCTGATGCGCCGGAGGCCAAACCATGA
- the tatC gene encoding twin-arginine translocase subunit TatC has product MSQADTAPQEGFMSHLVELRNRLIKAVIAVMGVFVVLFMYPGASVIYDFLAQPMLASLPQGTRMIATGVITPFMVPVKVTLLAAFILALPYVLYQAWAFVAPGLYRHEQKLALPLIVSSSLLFLAGMAFCYFIVFNTVFAFITSFAPQSITPAPDIEAYLSFVITMFIAFGVTFEVPIAVVLLVRMGIMSVEKLREIRGYVIVVAFVIAAIVTPPDVISQFMLAVPLWILYEVGLLLARNIKPRKPDEDDGDQASESSSTSKTD; this is encoded by the coding sequence ATGAGCCAGGCAGATACCGCACCCCAAGAAGGGTTCATGTCCCACCTCGTTGAGTTGCGTAACCGGCTGATCAAGGCGGTCATTGCGGTGATGGGTGTGTTTGTTGTGCTTTTTATGTACCCCGGCGCCTCTGTCATTTATGACTTTCTGGCCCAACCGATGCTAGCGTCCCTGCCGCAGGGTACCCGCATGATCGCAACCGGGGTGATTACGCCATTCATGGTGCCAGTCAAGGTGACATTACTGGCGGCATTTATTTTGGCGCTGCCGTATGTGCTTTATCAGGCGTGGGCCTTTGTGGCACCTGGCCTATACCGCCATGAACAAAAATTGGCGTTGCCGCTGATTGTCTCAAGCTCGTTGTTATTCCTGGCTGGTATGGCGTTTTGTTATTTCATCGTATTCAACACGGTGTTTGCTTTCATCACGTCGTTTGCGCCTCAGTCAATTACGCCAGCCCCGGACATTGAGGCGTACCTCAGTTTCGTGATCACGATGTTCATCGCGTTTGGTGTGACTTTTGAGGTACCCATTGCGGTGGTCTTGCTTGTGCGCATGGGCATCATGAGTGTCGAGAAACTGCGGGAGATCCGCGGTTACGTCATTGTCGTGGCGTTTGTGATTGCCGCCATCGTGACCCCGCCCGATGTGATCAGTCAGTTTATGTTGGCTGTCCCGCTCTGGATTCTGTACGAAGTGGGTTTACTGCTTGCCCGCAATATCAAGCCAAGAAAGCCTGATGAAGATGACGGTGATCAGGCTAGCGAGTCTTCGTCTACCTCTAAAACCGACTGA